A portion of the Drosophila innubila isolate TH190305 chromosome 3L unlocalized genomic scaffold, UK_Dinn_1.0 0_D_3L, whole genome shotgun sequence genome contains these proteins:
- the LOC117788007 gene encoding ankyrin-2, translating to MHSAAGGTATGNSSKVVATLRADGSVAMEAQSLTNLNINQQLSNLLNYEIRTENELLLKKGNAPGPTTVVDLGKQLLQCARDSDVSGVKTALAHGAPFASDWLGMSALHFAAMNNQLEICEILLQGGINMDAKTKVDRTPLHLACYYGHERIVSLLLALKCAVNARDMLRMTPLHWAVEKRHKSIVRILLKCQADVTLISKFGKTPIALAVLTEQADILAELEAARQSQASRKFNEETEKETSEAVNSIMDDPKSMKGLDDADMSVEDKMDVLENLRGHTNMLGNSALNMLKTHGIADMMQDNQIDDEASKKMLNTALRNGRQLVLSEGGRMLLHETNRGSNVKQSTNGNINNNLRKNTIGLHPSTNQTAHNISPQKIRMNVIKQKETPSPSPAGGVTKNKNIRIISLTDFKKLCDQPKSIQKIPSTLASSGVVRQLADGTKLVNMRQLQSRQLKLPTVARTVESVNPEDQQQLLSESMNATPTLNPATTSTLRGQVGTVQTIQLRPSPTAATPVGATNNGTIHKSPGNTTMRSNLRGGSEVNATKGPNVMPLLTSYEICRQLQELRRHNDELRRRVEVVQKEKEDMLQRIERLEQLLMVRESDAEMDYVDI from the exons ATGCACAGCGCTGCTGGAGGAACGGCCACGGGGAACAGCAGCAAAGTTGTGGCCACATTGAGAGCTGATGGCAGTGTGGCAATGGAGGCACAATCccttacaaacctcaacatcAACCAGCAACTGtccaatttgttaaattatgagatt cgTACGGAGAATGAGTTGCTGCTGAAAAAGGGAAATGCGCCCGGACCAACGACAGTTGTGGACTTGGGCAAACAATTGCTACAATGTGCACGGGACAGCGATGTGTCCGGCGTAAAGACGGCGCTGGCACACGGTGCACCCTTTGCCTCCGATTGG CTGGGCATGTCCGCTTTGCATTTCGCTGCCATGAACAATCAACTGGAAATCTGTGAGATTCTATTGCAAGGTGGCATCAACATGGATGCCAAAACAAAAGTGGATCGCACCCCTTTGCATTTAGCCTGCTACTACGGACACGAGCGAATCGTTAGCTTACTGCTCGCTCTCAAGTGTGCCGTGAATGCACGTGATATG CTTCGCATGACACCACTGCACTGGGCTGTGGAGAAGCGACACAAGAGTATTGTTCGCATCTTGCTTAAATGCCAGGCGGATGTCACATTGATATCCAAGTTTGGCAAGACGCCAATCGCCTTGGCCGTATTAACCGAGCAGGCGGACATTTTGGCCGAGCTGGAGGCAGCTCGACAATCGCAGGCCAGCCGCAAGTTTAACGAGGAAACGGAG AAAGAAACCAGTGAAGCAGTTAATTCAATTATGGATGATCCCAAGTCAATGAAAGGTCTAGACGATGCCGACATGTCGGTGGAGGATAAGATGGACGTACTGGAAAACCTACGCGGCC ACACAAATATGCTCGGAAATTCGGCATTGAATATGTTAAAGACGCACGGCATTGCAGACATGATGCAGGACAATCAAATTG atGATGAAGCATCGAAAAAGATGCTTAATACGGCACTACGAAATGGAAGACAGCTGGTTCTCTCCGAGGGTGGACGTATGCTGTTGCATGAAACGAATCGTGGATCAAATGTGAAACAAAGTACAAATGGAAATATcaacaataatttaagaaagaaCACAATCGGCTTACATCCCAGTACAAATCAAACTGCCCACAATATATCACCGCAAAAAATCCGTATGAATGTCATCAAGCAAAAGGAGACACCGTCACCAAGTCCTGCGGGTGGCGTTACAAAAAACAAG AATATAAGGATCATCTCGTTGACCGACTTTAAGAAACTTTGCGATCAACCCAAATCAATACAGAAAATACCTTCAACGCTTGCAAG TTCTGGAGTGGTGCGCCAACTTGCCGATGGTACTAAGCTGGTTAACATGCGACAGTTGCAATCTCGTCAG ttgaagCTGCCAACAGTGGCCAGAACTGTGGAAAGTGTTAATCCAGAAGATCAACAGCAACTGCTGAGCGAATCCATGAATGCAACGCCAACACTCAATCCCGCGACGACAAGCACACTGCGTGGTCAAGTGGGAACTGTGCAGACAATACAGTTAAGGCCATCGCCAACAGCGGCAACTCCAGTGGGAGCCACAAACAATGGAACTATCCATAAATCTCCAGGAAATACCACAATGCGTTCGAATTTGCGTGGCGGCAGTGAAGTGAATGCAACAAAGGGTCCCAATGTGATGCCATTGTTGACATCCTATGAAATATGTCGACAGCTGCAGGAGCTGCGACGGCACAATGATGAACTGCGTCGTCGGGTGGAAGTGGTGCAGAAGGAAAAGGAGGATATGCTACAGCGAATCGAACGTTTGGAGCAATTGCTGATGGTTCGTGAATCCGACGCGGAAATGGATTATGTGGACATTTAG